Within the Miscanthus floridulus cultivar M001 chromosome 2, ASM1932011v1, whole genome shotgun sequence genome, the region CGACATACTCACCTTCAACGGCATGGACCTGGTGTTCGGGACCTACGGCGTGCAGTGGCGCCAGCTCCGCAAGCTCTGCGTACTGGAGCTGCTGAGCGCATCGCGCGTGCAGTCGTTCCAGCGCATCcgcgaggaggaggtggcgcggtTCCTGCGGAGCCTCGCCgcgtccgccgccgccggcgccaccGTCGACCTGTCCAAGATGATCTCTAGCTTCATCAACGACGCCTTCGTCAGGGAGTCCATTGGCAGCCGGTGCAAGTATCAGGAGGAGTACCTGGATGCCTTGGACACTGGCATCCGGGTGTCGGCGGAGCTAAGCGTAGCTAACATCTTCCCGTCATCTAGGCTGCTGCAGAGTCTTAGCACGGCGCCACGCAAGGCGATGGCGTGCCGCGACGAGATGGCGCGCATCCTCGGGCAGATCATCCGCGAGACCAGGGAAGCCATGGACCGGGGTGACAAGACTTCAAACGAGAGCATGATCTCTGTCCTGCTCAGGCTGCAGAAAGAGGGCGGCTTGCCCATCGAGCTCACCGACGACATCGTCATGGCGCTCATGTTTGTAAGTCTTGTTCCCATCACCGCTTTAATTTGCTTCGATCAGAAAGAGGCTAGCTACCAAGCTGGAATTTAACCGATCAATTGCTGGTTTAATTAATTTTGTCTCAACTAGGACCTATTTGGCGCGGGCAGCGACACCTCGTCGACGGCGCTGACCTGGTGCATGACAGAGCTGATCCGGTACCCGGCCACGATGGCCAAAGCGCAGGCCGAGGTCTGGGAGGCCTTCAAGGGGAAGACCACGATCACGGAGGACGACCTGACCAGGGCAAACCTTAGCTACCTCAAGCTGGTGTTGAAGGAAGCGCTCAGGCTGCACTGCCCGGTGCCGCTCCTGATTCCACGCAAATGCCGCGAGACGTGCCAGGTCATGGGCTACGACATCCCTAAGGGTACATGCGTGTTCGTCAACGTCTGGGCCATTTGCAGGGACGCCAAGTACTGGGAAGACGCCGAGGAATTCAAGCCGGAGCGGTTCGAGGACACGAACCTAGACTACAAAGGGACATGCTACGAGTACCTCCCGTTCGGGTCTGGCCGTCGGATGTGCCCGGGAGCAAACCTTGGAGTGGCCAACATGGAGCTTGCACTGGCGAGCCTTCTGTACCACTTCGATTGGAAGCTGCCAAGCGGAGAGGAGCCAAAGGATGTCGATGTTTGGGAGGCTGCAGGACTGGTTGGAAAGAAAAACACAGGCCTGGTTTTGCACCCTGTCAGCCGCTTTGCTCCGGTTAATGCCTAATTAACGCCGCTGCACTAACCAGTATTATGCACGTgctttagtgatatatgagaaaaACGCGGCAGACGACGGCTGGGCGCCCCGTATGTGAACAGTAACCAAAGCCTTGAGAGAGCGCGGAATCTAGGAGCTTTATGGAGTTTCATATGAGAAAATAAATCCAACCAATTTGGCCTCTTTTGTTACTATAAATACCTTTGTAGTTTTCTACTCCTGTATTTTTAGATTTGGAGTAATATTGCGCGGCACTAGTTGGCCCCTCCCGTAATATTACTCCAAATCTAAAAAAGACAAACTAAACTCTGCACTTATTTTTTTCGTCAAGGATAAAATGGTCATTTTACCATTGACTTAACACCGTtaagtagggatgaaaatagTACGGATATTTTTTGACCGTATTCAAGACtgaatccatttagaggggttcAGATCTATCCATATCCAAATccagatattcaacatccgataccatatccgtatccgaatattcAAATCTCATATTtgtgatgtcgatatccaatcgtatcctgtCTGACATGGTTGATactatccgtatttgaatccAAATTCGAACAtaaatatgaaaataaatgtaatattagtgatatccgtccgtatccgatccgtttccaTCCCTACCGTTAAGTGCCAGAAACGGACGGAAGACCATACAGGTAAGTGAATTTCGTTTTCAGACATTACAGGTAAGTTAAAAAATGAACCATGAAAGGAATATACGTTATTTTGAGGATCATACAAGTAAATATCTCAAAAAACAATGTACTCTTACTCCTACTAAGGCGAAAAAAAGCTCTACCATTTCAATTATTTTGTAGAAAAAAGGTGGAATAGTCAATTCCATATCTTACTTTTCCAAACAACACGCTTAGTTGGGGGTAATTGAAAAGAGAGGATGCGAGCTAGAGAGTTTAAAAACCTTTTGTTTGTTTCGTGGGAGTGAgtgaattctttttttttttaaattacacaGCATAGCATAGACGTTAATATGTACGCATACTCACTCCTATGAACACATATCCCTAAATCGTACCCCTGTAATCATCTCCGAATCTTACTCACAAACATAGCTCATTTATCTCGAACACTGGGGACTGGGGTCGAATCGCTGAGAATAAGAACGCCACACATTCAGACGAAGACGAAGCGTTACTTTCCCATTGGGCCTTGTACGTGGTCTGTGAACTGTGATTTGGGCTGCCATGGACTAGAACGCCATGCTACCGTTGTGCCGTCCTCTGCCCGTTCGTCTTTCCGAGTTCTCGAATACCTTTGCAGCCCTAGTTTTATAAAGATTAATAAGATTTTAGTTGTCATTTTCATTTACCCACCTCATGGCGCCATTTCCGTTGGTTGGTTCTCTACTGCAGCCTTAGTTCTactttatttattatatataaaTCCTACAGTAACAATTTTACCACTGAGGCAGTTGTTGAATAGATTGACGCAAGCGAGGACAACACACATTCCTTTCTTCACTGAGGCAGCACTGATCGTAGCATGGGAGCTATGGAAGATGCACAATGACAAGGTTTTTCAACAGCATGAACCAAGCATAGCCGTCTGGTTGAAATTTTAAAAATCAATGTTACCTTGTTAGATTTAAAGATGACTTGTGATCATCATTTTGTGTTTGGCTAGATGCTTTTAGTTAATACCCCTTTGTaaggtgtactcttcttttaaaTGAAAAGTCCTCACTGTGGGGATCTCCCCCACAGTATTTTACGGTAAAAAAAACAACTCTACCATTTTTAACATAATATTACATGATGGATTTCATCAATTATTTTGGAAGGTATGTTTTCGTAAGCCATATAAAAAATGACAGCTTAGAGTTCCTACAGCAACGTGCATAATATCTTTCTTTAGAATATCATCTAGTATACGCAACGTGGTTGGAGCAAAATAGACCCATCCGTTGGAGCTGGTTGTTTTTTCTTACTTTGCCGGTTAATTTCttggtgaaaaaaaaaacaaaataaccAAAAACAGTATCAGTGGAGTAAAATAAAACGCAACGGATTGAAATGGACTTCTTGGTGAAAGGAAAAACACATCAAAACATCAACATCAGAAAAATATAACAATAAAAATGAGAAACATAGGAAAGCGGACCAAAATTAGTTGATGGTGACGTATGTCCCAAGACAGGGGAATTAATTAAGGTATCGTCGTGATTTATGTAACGTTTTTGTTTAGGTATATACCTAAGAGCTACCCAATAATCCTTCTCAATTCATGATTTTTTGGAAGAATGTAAAAAATctatctccaacaactcctagcCTAAGAAAAGAATAAAGAGTTTAAAAAGATTCCTAGTGCAAATGTACAGACTTACCTAAGGAAAGAATAAAGAGTTTTAAAAGGATCCTGATACAAATATACAGACTTACCCGATGAAAGAATAAAGAGTTTAAAAAGGTTACGAACGTACATAATAGAAATAACTTAGATATAGTATAAGACTCCTGATGCAAAATTATAAAGATCTTATTTATTCCTCCTATTTTGACGAGTTGAAAAACTCCGTAATTTTGGAAAGAAATTCTTGAGAACTCTCAGAGATGCTCTGACGACAGACCGTACAGAGAAAATTAACCATATGCGGATATGCCAACAAGCCTGGAGGTCATATAGGGGCATTTCATTCGGTGGACAAAAATAAGGGTTGGTCACTGTGTGACGCGTAAATAAAGTACATAAAACATTGTACTGACGCCCAGTACTGCGACTATCCTGTCATACAATCAATAAAGTGTTCGTCTAGTCTACCATCCAACAATACAGCACTTGCGAACACTACGAGCCAAGTAGCCAACTATGCGGGTCTGGCCAACTATTCCTCGCTTATGCTCACAAGTTTGGGAACTTCGTACTGTACTCCTGGGCGGACTGCAGAAAATAAAGGAAATGTTTAAAAAAAAGTTCAATAAAAAATAGGAACAAGTTATCCATTAAGAAACATGGCATCGAATTCAGGATCACATTACCATAAATGTCGCTGTAATCATCTTTCCCGCGAACCATCTTCCATGAAGTGCTTGTTGGGCTTTCGCTGCTGCAGACACACTATCGAACTGCAGATACACAAAGCCTGAAGTATTTCTGCTCCAACAGCAACACAAGTGACATGTTAGTTGAAGTTGAGAATAGACAACACGGCCTTGAGTTCAGAACACATAATATAGCCTTGAGTTCAGAACCAAAGTAAACACCATTAGAAAAAGGAACAAACTAAACTGCAGCAGATTTAACAAAAAAAACATTAATCAAATTAGGAATAGATAGAACATAAATATAATTGAGTTGATTAAGTAGACCAAAGTCACATTACACTACTATTGTTAGAACAACCAAGACAAATTCCACTCCCTCTGTCCAAATTATACTTTTGACTTGTCCTACGCCAAACTTTTCTAACCTTGACCcagttttaagaaaaatatagTAGCATCTACAAGTTCAATAAATGCACTATAAAAACATATTTCATGGAGAATTTAGggaaactaatttgatgttgtatGTAGGTGATTTTTTCTATAAACGTAACTAAGTTGAACTATTATTTCAAACGGAAGGATATTGAACAATGGGAAAGACAACTTACTTGTCAACAAAAATATGCTTCACTGCACCAAACTTGGAACATTCATCTTGGACATCATCTCTAATGTCCAAGTCAAAATCAGGATCCAtctgaaaaataaaaagaaaaaacttCTCATCAGTCAGGTCAGTATTGAAACAAATGTACAAATGCCAAGGAAGACAAATTTTGAATCAGCcaaacaaaaaaatcatcatgCCCGTGGCATGCCTAAAATACATGAACAAACACATGTGCAAAAGAGGAATACCTCCAACGCTGGGTCAAACATGTTTTTAAGCAACAAGAATTCTGTAGGTGTAGACATGATCACATTCTGAGTGGTAACAGGAAGCACAGGTGCCCCAGGAACTGATCCAACAGAAGCAACTGTTGGTGATAGAAGAGAAGCAGCTCCTGGAGCCCCAATAACTGAAGTAGCTGGTAAAGCCACTCCAGCAGCACCAATACCACCAGTTAAGCTGTAGATAACCAAGAAAAAAAGTCAACAACACACAAATAGCAAATTATTACTGTAACTATCTGAGGCAACCAAAACTCTAGATAATGAAATAAGCTCCATGAAGAATGAACTTAACAATCAACATGCCAGGAAAAATAAATCCTGATGCTAATATGTACAACAGTAAAATAGGCTTTGGTACAAAACGATGATCCCAATATGCTTTAATTAGCAAATTCATAGAGGACTTTTATTCTATTTATCTAATTTCTTCAAAGCAATGATACCCCATCCCCAACGGTATGTCAGGTGACAGCAATCTGTGGACGGTCACTGGAATAACACCATACGACATAAGCTAGAGGTGTGCGGTGCAACCTTGTTAACCTGATTTTAGTATATAGCTGCACAAATTGACAAAACATTTTTAATCTACTATTGATAAATAACCCTAGTTAAAGAAGTTAGCAACtgaagtcaggaatgaagccaAATTGATCAAGTTATGCCAAGTGCACTCTTGTCAAGAAAGACTTAACAAATACCTGGTTGCAGTACCACTCCTGTCCAATTTGAGCATAAGAGCAGCTCTGGAGCTTGCATTTAGTGCCTGCACATGTTTAACAAATGCATCAAATAGAGCAAAATCCTCTAGCAAGAAGCATTGATATATGTAGGATGACTGGTTGACCACCCCATTCCCCAGTATTCCCCTTTAGCATAATGCATTAATGCCAAACTACCAAGTGAAGTGGTAACATCAAAACAGTTTAGAGGCTATGCAGAAAGGTCTGAATGATGAAAAAAATTAAGGTGAATGTAAGTATTCATATGTTTAGCCCCATACATTCATTGCCAGCGCATTGCCAATTCTACAAGATACGACAGAATACAAACAGCACAATTTATATGAACTGAGCTATGATATGCATCCAGGCCCAGCTGTTATCCTTTTCTGACATATGTAGCTTGCAAATTGTAATAATATAGAAGATAAAATAATCTGAATTTATTATGAATAAAAAAGTAACCACAAACATGAGTCAACTATGTACATTCTAGCTTCCCTATCATTAACAACTCGACAAGTCTTTCAATGTGAAACCATTCTATCCAAATGTCCTAACAAGAACACATAAATCTTAATAGTTGCATAATGCTTCAGAAAGAATAAATTAAATATCTCGACATATTTTTTGTAAGATTATTATATGTGAACGGAACCTCCCAAAATTCTGACGATTCTGTTTGTAACATATATGCAAGGTTAAAATCCTCTGCTTTGCCCAAATATCAAGGTCCAAAAACTTATAGAAGGCATAGAAATCCCAGTTATATAAGGTTATCCAACATGTTGAACCAAATAAGTTCACCCACCAAGCCTCCACCTTCATCGTCATCTAAATCTCCAGTAGTTGCTCCACTAGCTTGCACTCCCACATGATCAGTAACAGCTGAAAcctggttgaaggaaaaaacaaGGGTGTTAAATGGATGGACTATTGTCAACCATGTATTATCTGTTCCGTAAACCACATGATTCCTATGAAATGTTACCTTAATAACTCTGCCGGCGATATCAAGCTGCCCATTCAAGCTCTGTGCAGCTTTTGCATCTTCAAGCCGTGCAAACTGCATGGCACAACATAGTGAGAATAAACACAGACATGGTCAATGGTGGAGCTTCAGGGGAAAAACTTACCTGAATAAAACCATAACCTTTGCACAATCCAGTCATTGGATCTAGAGGAAGCTGTACAATCTCCACTTGCCCAAATGGTTCAAATACCTGGAGACAGAAACTTATCATCACACACAATGGATAGTGAGGAACTAAATACAAGTAGGCAGTCATTCGATCAATCCTATTCGGACATAATGAAAAACATCGTTAAGTAAAACATGATAATATGGACTTGGAGAACTAATTCTCCACAAAACAACATGCAGCAACTGAACAAAACTATTTTGTCAATAGTAGTTTTGGTCACATTAAATTTTAGGCACTACAAGTGAAACCCTGAATCTCACAGGACTAACTGAAGCCCAAAGGTTATTTAGTACACCTTATTAAAATGAAGTACCGACATATCCCAATACATAAGCAAATAATTAATTGACAAAATATACTAAAAACTTTTGCTATTGCCTCAGCGGGTTTTTTCCATcacaaatttgaaaaaaaatcatataGTGTAAAAAAAGGAATGATAAATGAATAACTTATAAGCGGGGTGAGCAATACAAGATCATATCGAATGTACCTGTCTCAATTGGTCTTCAGTAATATTTGAGTGAAGATTGCCAACATACAACTTTCTTGCTCCACCTGAAGCCGCACCACCTGATGTCGCATTTGACTGAACTAAGTTCTTTTCAGCCTCAGATGGCTTAACCATCACTGCTTGTCCAAGCAGCGGTTGACCAGACAGAGCAATTGCCATTGGAACAGACATAACGTCGTAAAACTCAATGTACCTGCAAATTTAGATATATGTTTAGTACAAATATCGAAGCGTCCAAGAAAAGATGTCTTCCtgtaaaagaaaaaaggaaagagCAATAAGTGGGGCATCATATGTTAAGATATTTCAATTTTTCACAGAAAACTTCAGGCATTTTGATCAAAATTTGTGTAGGAGGTGTGCCTAGAAACCTGCACCAAGTGTTTGTCAAATACACTGGAATCAAACTGTCCTCGACTGCTGACTGACATCA harbors:
- the LOC136525746 gene encoding uncharacterized protein; the protein is MEFDEYEYLEKAVEPAPPLANGSGDKDRGSRRREGGEDRISKRSRSGEDRDRDRHRSGREHRDRDRDDGKEKERSRESRGKDRDREGREREKERGDRHRLREREVERERRSRSRSERRRAEEEEMVRELERERERSERHLHRGDVRRRKDDGAEPEVDPERDQRTVFAFQLSLKADERDVYEFFSRAGKVRDVRLIMDRNSRRSKGVGYIEFYDVMSVPMAIALSGQPLLGQAVMVKPSEAEKNLVQSNATSGGAASGGARKLYVGNLHSNITEDQLRQVFEPFGQVEIVQLPLDPMTGLCKGYGFIQFARLEDAKAAQSLNGQLDIAGRVIKVSAVTDHVGVQASGATTGDLDDDEGGGLALNASSRAALMLKLDRSGTATSLTGGIGAAGVALPATSVIGAPGAASLLSPTVASVGSVPGAPVLPVTTQNVIMSTPTEFLLLKNMFDPALEMDPDFDLDIRDDVQDECSKFGAVKHIFVDKNTSGFVYLQFDSVSAAAKAQQALHGRWFAGKMITATFMSAQEYSTKFPNL
- the LOC136539028 gene encoding dolabradiene monooxygenase-like — translated: MEDKVLLAVAVVVLVAVLSKLKSLLVTKPKLNLPPGPWTLPLIGSMHHLVSNPLPYRAMRDLAHEHGPLMMLWLGEVPTLVVSSPEAAQAITKTHDVAFADRHINSTVDILTFNGMDLVFGTYGVQWRQLRKLCVLELLSASRVQSFQRIREEEVARFLRSLAASAAAGATVDLSKMISSFINDAFVRESIGSRCKYQEEYLDALDTGIRVSAELSVANIFPSSRLLQSLSTAPRKAMACRDEMARILGQIIRETREAMDRGDKTSNESMISVLLRLQKEGGLPIELTDDIVMALMFDLFGAGSDTSSTALTWCMTELIRYPATMAKAQAEVWEAFKGKTTITEDDLTRANLSYLKLVLKEALRLHCPVPLLIPRKCRETCQVMGYDIPKGTCVFVNVWAICRDAKYWEDAEEFKPERFEDTNLDYKGTCYEYLPFGSGRRMCPGANLGVANMELALASLLYHFDWKLPSGEEPKDVDVWEAAGLVGKKNTGLVLHPVSRFAPVNA